The genome window TTGTCCAGAACGGCGTAGTATCATGGCGACTTGCTGGAGTGGTGACTGAATTCGGATCGAACCTCGAGATCCTCTATGCATCATCCTTCTCTCAAGTTGGTCCCGATGGCTCCATCTCGTGCTAGTCTAGTCGGTCGAGCTTTGGCGTCTAACCCGGCGATCGAGACCGACGCGAAAAGACCGCGCGGCTCATCGCCAAGCCGTTAGCCAGACATGTGAGGAGCTTATGAGCCGTTTTCCCCTTGCTGACTCCGCCTACTACGAGATGCCCGGTGAGATGATGGCGGGGTGGCTTGCGCTGCTTCTCACCGGAGAACTCCAATACCGCACACCAGGTCTCCCGAGGGGGTCCGTGCACTTCGCACCTCCCTCAACCGAATGTGGGTCGCTGGCGAGTTTGGTGGACCACCTGAGACAGGAGCACCAGCAGGACCACTGGTACCGCGGACAGATATCGACGCAGACGTGCCTCTACGCGGGGTGGCTGGGGTCATGCCTCTACGCGGTGTGGCTGGGGTCAGGTCTGGATAGCGAGACAGGTTGATTCAGTGGGCTGCCGGAACTTCCGAGCCCTCGGTCGTCAGTCCAGACCCCCATCGCTATCCGCTATCAAGACCCTCCGTTGCTGCGCAGCCCGCCTGCCTACCGTGATGGTCCACAGAGTCTGGCGGCCGTACACGACTCGTCATGATCACCCGCGGCTGTCCCGACCCATCGACTTCCTGCGTTTTCGCGATCGCGCTGCGACCGTTGCGCCGTGGAGCGCCCGCATGCGCCCCTGCGCCGCTCCGTGCCCCTCACGCCAGCGTCGGCGCCGCCGTTCGCGTCGTTCGTTACCCCCGCCGTGGCTCCGATGTCGCCTCCCTGCGCCCGGTCGCCCCCGCCTTCGAGCACCCCGCGCGCTTGCCATCGAACCCCTAATCGCCCTACAATCCCCATAACACGTGGGGAGCACCGTCGGTGATCAGCGGTTCAATTCAACGGGGCCTGCCTGCCGAAGCCGCGGCGCAGGCAGGCCTTTCCGCCATCCGGCGGCAACCACCACACCATCTCGCGCAACGCCCCGTCGCGCCGGATGACGGGAAAACCCTTTTACGTTAGGTGGATCCTGAATCCAATGATTGATGACAGCTCGACCCGCTCATGGGATGCGGTAGCCGACGATTGGGTCACCCACGCCGATACCAACGACTATCGGAACGTCGTTCTGATGCCGCTGACACTCGAGTTGATCGGAGAGGTCACTGGGCAGCGGATCCTCGACTTGGGTTGCGGAGAGGGCGGCTACAGCCGGGAGCTTGCCAAGCGGGGTGCCATCGTCGTAGGTGTAGATGGGAGCGAGCGCCTCGTGTCAACCGCGAGACAACGGTCCGATGATCCAGAGCACCCTGTCAACTACATCTGCGCCAACGCCAGCAGGCTGGAGGGCATCGAGGCCGAGTGCTTCGACCAGGTCTTGGCGGCGATGAGTCTCATGGATGTGGAAGACTACGACGGCGCAATCGACGAAGCATGGCGGGTCCTCGTTCCTGGGGGCGCTCTTCTCATGAGCATCAGCCACCCGAGTTTCTCGGCTCCGA of Deltaproteobacteria bacterium contains these proteins:
- a CDS encoding class I SAM-dependent methyltransferase — encoded protein: MIDDSSTRSWDAVADDWVTHADTNDYRNVVLMPLTLELIGEVTGQRILDLGCGEGGYSRELAKRGAIVVGVDGSERLVSTARQRSDDPEHPVNYICANASRLEGIEAECFDQVLAAMSLMDVEDYDGAIDEAWRVLVPGGALLMSISHPSFSAPTAEWVKTDRGELRHFVVDRYFDRVVWEDFVTPRFRRPILRRHRPLEDFARPLLRRGFVLRNLVEPTATAAHVQQSARLARLARIPYFLFMQWQKPSVTTSACSRRRRSDRVRRG